One window from the genome of Microbacterium sulfonylureivorans encodes:
- a CDS encoding DUF7455 domain-containing protein produces the protein MTTLSTPTEMGAVLDYRLTAADRCDSCGAQAYIAAEVNGSELLFCAHHGRKYEEKLRTIATSWHDETARLAETN, from the coding sequence ATGACCACTCTTTCGACACCCACCGAGATGGGCGCCGTCCTCGACTACCGCCTCACCGCGGCCGACCGCTGCGACTCGTGTGGAGCGCAGGCCTACATCGCCGCCGAGGTGAACGGCAGCGAGCTGCTCTTCTGCGCGCACCACGGTCGCAAGTACGAGGAGAAGCTGCGCACCATCGCGACCTCGTGGCACGACGAGACGGCCCGACTGGCCGAAACCAACTGA
- a CDS encoding DNA gyrase/topoisomerase IV subunit B, which yields MTAEYSAHHLQVLEGLEAVRKRPGMYIGSTDSRGLMHCLWEIIDNSVDEALAGHGSRIDILLHADGSVEVRDRARGIPVDIEPRTGLSGVEVVFTKLHAGGKFGGGSYAASGGLHGVGASVVNALSERLDVEVDRGGKTWAMSFHRGEPGVFANGSPSSTFTPFEKSSELRVAGRAAKGVTGTRIRYWADQQIFTKDAAFNLQELEQRARQTAFLVPGLEIVIRDERTEEHVETSFRFDGGISEFADFLAPDAPITDTWRLTGTGTFTETVPVLQPTGAMVPTELERVCEVDVAVRWGTGYETTSRSFVNIISTPKGGTHQQGFEAGLMKVLRTQVEQNARRLKFGSSDKLEKDDILAGLSAVLTVRLPEPQFEGQTKEVLGTPAVRQIVANVVTRELTARFTSPKRDDKAQTSLLLDKVVSEMKARVSARAHKETQRRKNALESSSLPAKLADCRTNEVEASELFIVEGDSALGTAKLARNSEYQALLPIRGKILNVQKASISDMLSNAECAAIIQVIGAGSGRSFDLDAARYGKIILMSDADVDGAHIRTLLLTLFFRYMRPLIDDGRVYAAVPPLHRVVVMNPGTKPNETIYTYSEQELHTLLTKLTKSGKRWQEPVQRYKGLGEMDADQLATTTMDRAGRTLRRVRMTDAEAAASVFELLMGNDVAPRKEFIIDSSDRLARERIDA from the coding sequence GTGACCGCCGAGTACTCCGCCCATCATCTCCAGGTCCTCGAGGGCCTCGAAGCGGTTCGCAAGCGCCCGGGCATGTACATCGGCTCGACCGACTCCCGTGGACTCATGCACTGCCTGTGGGAGATCATCGACAACTCCGTCGACGAGGCCCTCGCGGGTCACGGCTCGCGCATCGACATCCTGCTCCACGCCGACGGCAGCGTCGAGGTCAGAGATCGTGCACGCGGCATCCCCGTCGACATCGAGCCGCGCACCGGCCTGTCGGGGGTCGAGGTCGTCTTCACGAAGCTCCACGCCGGCGGCAAGTTCGGAGGGGGCTCGTATGCCGCGTCCGGTGGTCTCCACGGTGTCGGCGCCTCCGTCGTGAACGCCCTCTCGGAGCGCCTCGACGTCGAAGTCGACCGCGGCGGCAAGACCTGGGCGATGTCGTTCCATCGCGGAGAGCCGGGCGTGTTCGCGAACGGATCTCCGTCGTCGACCTTCACGCCCTTCGAGAAGAGCTCCGAGCTGCGCGTCGCCGGCCGGGCCGCCAAGGGCGTCACCGGAACCCGCATCCGCTACTGGGCGGACCAGCAGATCTTCACGAAGGATGCCGCGTTCAACCTGCAGGAGCTCGAGCAGCGCGCGCGCCAGACCGCGTTCCTCGTGCCGGGCCTCGAGATCGTCATCCGCGACGAGCGCACCGAGGAGCACGTCGAGACGAGCTTCCGCTTCGACGGCGGGATCTCGGAGTTCGCCGACTTCCTCGCGCCCGACGCACCGATCACCGACACGTGGCGGCTCACCGGGACGGGGACGTTCACCGAGACCGTGCCGGTGCTTCAGCCGACGGGCGCGATGGTGCCGACCGAACTCGAGCGCGTGTGCGAGGTCGACGTGGCTGTGCGCTGGGGCACGGGGTACGAGACCACTTCCCGGTCGTTCGTCAACATCATCTCGACGCCGAAGGGCGGCACGCACCAGCAGGGTTTCGAGGCCGGCCTCATGAAGGTGCTCCGCACCCAGGTCGAGCAGAACGCGCGCCGTCTCAAGTTCGGCAGCAGTGACAAGCTCGAGAAGGACGACATCCTCGCCGGCCTCTCGGCGGTGCTCACGGTGCGCCTGCCCGAGCCGCAGTTCGAGGGGCAGACGAAGGAGGTGCTCGGCACCCCGGCCGTCCGACAGATCGTCGCGAACGTCGTCACCCGCGAGCTCACTGCCCGCTTCACGTCACCCAAGCGCGACGACAAGGCGCAGACCTCACTGCTGCTCGACAAGGTCGTGTCGGAGATGAAGGCGCGTGTCTCCGCGCGTGCGCACAAGGAGACCCAGCGCCGCAAGAACGCGCTCGAGTCCTCCTCTCTCCCCGCGAAGCTCGCCGACTGCCGAACCAACGAGGTCGAGGCATCCGAACTGTTCATCGTCGAGGGCGACTCGGCACTCGGCACGGCCAAGCTCGCGCGCAACAGCGAGTACCAGGCGCTCCTCCCGATCCGCGGCAAGATCCTCAACGTCCAGAAGGCGTCGATCAGCGACATGCTGTCGAACGCAGAGTGCGCCGCGATCATCCAGGTGATCGGCGCCGGCTCGGGGCGATCGTTCGATCTGGATGCTGCGCGCTACGGCAAGATCATCCTGATGAGCGACGCCGACGTCGACGGTGCGCACATCCGCACCCTGCTGCTGACGCTCTTCTTCCGATACATGCGCCCGCTCATCGACGACGGTCGCGTGTACGCGGCCGTGCCGCCGCTTCACCGCGTCGTCGTCATGAATCCGGGAACCAAGCCCAACGAGACGATCTACACGTACTCCGAACAGGAGCTCCATACGCTCCTCACCAAGCTCACGAAGTCCGGCAAGCGCTGGCAGGAGCCTGTGCAGCGCTACAAGGGCCTCGGCGAGATGGACGCCGACCAGCTCGCGACGACGACGATGGATCGCGCGGGTCGCACCCTTCGCCGGGTGCGGATGACGGATGCCGAGGCGGCGGCATCGGTGTTCGAGCTGCTCATGGGCAACGACGTCGCTCCGCGCAAGGAGTTCATCATCGACTCGAGCGACCGCCTCGCGCGCGAGCGCATCGACGCCTGA
- a CDS encoding DNA gyrase/topoisomerase IV subunit A — MPASRTDSTPVDHGRIEEVDVSTEMQGSFLEYAYSVIYSRALPDARDGLKPVQRRILYQMADMGLRPDRGHVKSARVVGEVMGKLHPHGDAPIYDALVRLAQPFSLRVPLVDGHGNFGSLDDGPAAPRYTEARLAAPALALTENLDEDVVDFIPNYDGQFQQPEVLPAAYPNLLVNGATGIAVGMATNMAPHNLIEVVGAAIHLLDNPEASVEELMEFVPGPDLPSGGIIVGLDGIKDAYAKGRGSFRTRAKVSIESLGPRRTGIIVTELPYLVGPERIIEKIKDAVTAKKLQGIADVTDLTDRHNGLRLVIGIKTGFDPQAVLEHLYRLTPLEDSFSINNVALVEGQPQTLGLKELLRVYLDHRISVVTRRSRFRLARRKERLHLVEGLLIAILDIDEVIQVIRASDDGDQARTRLMDVFDLSDAQAEYILELRLRRLTRFSRIELEAERDKLKAEIAELEELLASEILLRSQVARELDAAAETFGTPRRTLLLNGGPVAPRSRAAAAAADLQIADAPCRVFLSATGRMVRAEVDADAANGGIVPPARRAKHDAIRSWVDATTRGDVGAVTSAGRLVRFSPVDLPSVPGNSVQLAAGTRADQYLGLDTGEHVVAIVPLQDGPPIALGTRHGIVKRVAASELGTKHDIEIIALRDGDRVVGAAPASDGAELVFVANDAQLLRFDAASVRPQGRAAGGMAGIRLGDGAEVIAFTVVGASAFDAVVVTVAGSTSALAGTDAGSAKVSVFSEFPAKGRATGGVRAQRLLKGEDAITLAWVGSDPRAVGPDGAARTLPESGAKRDASGTPLDGVIGAIGTGVR; from the coding sequence ATGCCTGCATCCCGCACCGACTCCACCCCCGTAGACCACGGTCGCATCGAAGAGGTCGATGTGTCGACCGAGATGCAGGGGTCCTTCCTCGAGTACGCCTACTCGGTGATCTACTCGCGCGCCCTGCCCGACGCACGCGACGGGCTCAAGCCCGTGCAGCGCCGCATCCTGTACCAGATGGCCGACATGGGCCTCCGCCCTGATCGCGGCCATGTCAAGAGCGCCCGTGTCGTCGGCGAAGTGATGGGAAAGCTCCACCCCCACGGCGACGCGCCGATCTACGACGCGCTGGTGCGTCTGGCGCAGCCGTTCTCGCTGCGCGTGCCCCTAGTCGACGGACACGGCAACTTCGGGTCTCTCGACGACGGCCCGGCGGCACCTCGGTACACCGAGGCGCGCCTCGCTGCGCCGGCGCTCGCCCTCACCGAGAACCTCGACGAGGATGTCGTCGACTTCATCCCCAACTACGACGGGCAGTTCCAGCAGCCCGAGGTGCTTCCGGCCGCCTACCCGAACCTGCTCGTCAACGGGGCGACCGGCATCGCCGTCGGCATGGCGACGAACATGGCACCCCACAACCTCATCGAGGTCGTCGGCGCCGCCATCCACCTCCTCGACAACCCCGAGGCGTCGGTGGAGGAGCTCATGGAGTTCGTCCCCGGACCGGACCTGCCGTCGGGCGGGATCATCGTGGGGCTCGACGGCATCAAGGATGCCTACGCCAAGGGGCGAGGGAGCTTCCGCACGCGCGCCAAGGTGTCGATCGAGTCGCTCGGTCCTCGCCGCACCGGCATCATCGTCACAGAGCTGCCGTATCTCGTCGGTCCCGAGCGGATCATCGAGAAGATCAAAGACGCCGTCACCGCGAAGAAGCTCCAGGGCATCGCCGACGTCACCGACCTGACGGACCGGCACAACGGTCTGCGCCTGGTGATCGGCATCAAGACCGGCTTCGACCCGCAGGCGGTGCTCGAGCACCTGTATCGCCTGACGCCCCTCGAGGACTCGTTCAGCATCAACAATGTGGCCCTCGTCGAGGGCCAGCCGCAGACGCTCGGGCTGAAGGAGCTCCTGCGCGTCTACCTCGACCACCGGATCAGCGTGGTCACTCGCCGCAGCCGGTTCCGCCTCGCCCGACGCAAGGAGCGCCTGCACCTGGTCGAAGGCCTGCTCATCGCGATCCTCGACATCGACGAGGTCATCCAGGTCATCCGGGCGTCGGACGACGGCGATCAGGCGCGGACGCGCCTCATGGACGTGTTCGACCTGTCGGATGCGCAGGCCGAGTACATCCTCGAGCTCCGCCTGCGCCGGTTGACCCGCTTCTCTCGGATCGAGCTGGAAGCCGAGCGCGACAAGCTCAAGGCCGAGATCGCCGAGCTCGAAGAGCTCCTCGCGAGCGAGATCCTCTTGCGCTCTCAGGTCGCACGGGAGCTGGATGCCGCGGCCGAGACGTTCGGCACTCCCCGGCGCACGCTGCTGCTCAACGGCGGTCCCGTCGCCCCACGGTCACGGGCCGCCGCGGCCGCCGCCGATCTGCAGATCGCCGATGCACCCTGCCGGGTCTTCCTGTCGGCGACCGGGCGCATGGTGCGCGCCGAGGTCGACGCGGATGCCGCCAACGGCGGGATCGTGCCTCCGGCGCGACGCGCGAAGCACGACGCGATCCGCTCGTGGGTCGACGCCACCACACGCGGCGACGTCGGCGCGGTCACGAGCGCGGGCCGGCTCGTGCGCTTCTCTCCAGTCGACCTCCCCTCGGTGCCGGGGAACTCGGTGCAGCTCGCCGCAGGAACACGTGCCGACCAGTACCTCGGGCTGGACACGGGTGAGCATGTCGTCGCCATCGTCCCGCTCCAGGACGGCCCGCCCATCGCGCTCGGCACGCGCCACGGAATCGTCAAGCGGGTCGCGGCCTCCGAGCTCGGCACGAAGCACGACATCGAGATCATCGCGCTGCGCGACGGCGACCGTGTCGTGGGAGCGGCACCCGCGTCGGACGGCGCCGAGCTTGTATTCGTCGCCAACGACGCCCAGCTGCTGCGCTTCGACGCCGCCTCGGTGCGTCCTCAGGGGCGCGCGGCGGGCGGCATGGCGGGCATCCGGCTCGGCGACGGCGCGGAGGTCATCGCGTTCACCGTCGTCGGCGCCTCGGCCTTCGACGCGGTCGTGGTCACCGTGGCGGGCTCGACGTCGGCGCTTGCCGGAACCGACGCCGGCAGCGCCAAGGTCTCGGTGTTCTCCGAGTTCCCGGCGAAGGGGCGCGCAACGGGCGGCGTCCGTGCTCAGCGTCTGCTGAAGGGCGAGGATGCGATCACGCTGGCGTGGGTCGGATCCGATCCACGCGCTGTCGGTCCGGACGGCGCAGCGCGCACGCTCCCGGAGTCCGGCGCGAAGCGGGATGCCTCCGGCACGCCGCTCGACGGCGTGATCGGCGCGATCGGCACCGGGGTCCGCTGA
- a CDS encoding alanine racemase, giving the protein MTGVMRVDLDRFAANVAHVRRTVAPSELMLVVKDDAYGHGLGPVVRRAHREGVRWIGAFDVATGCRVRELLGADVRIFSWIAASRAEVAAAVSADLDLGVGDPALLEDVAAEARSAGARARVHLKIDTGLHRNGVRPEDWGAFIMRAAELAAEGCLDVVGVWSHIAEASDQDDDEARAVFDSAVADARAAGLSPSTLHLSASAASFARSEFRYDMVRVGAFCYGIRPAGGPGEDALGVRPVATLEAEVAHVAGTEVTISLGSLDGLPSTLGGRAMVGTPAGPRRLLAVGAESRVQGWDGAAVGDVVTVYGPGGAGESSATDLAEAIGTIGEEIAVRVSPLVPRIYAGE; this is encoded by the coding sequence ATGACCGGCGTCATGCGGGTCGACCTCGACCGGTTCGCGGCGAACGTGGCCCACGTCCGCCGCACGGTGGCCCCGTCCGAGCTGATGCTGGTCGTGAAGGACGACGCGTACGGGCACGGTCTCGGACCGGTCGTCCGCCGCGCGCATCGAGAGGGCGTGCGCTGGATCGGCGCCTTCGATGTCGCGACCGGGTGCCGCGTACGCGAGCTGCTCGGCGCCGACGTGCGGATCTTCTCGTGGATCGCGGCGTCCCGTGCCGAGGTCGCCGCGGCGGTCTCGGCCGACCTCGATCTCGGGGTGGGAGATCCCGCCCTGCTCGAGGACGTCGCCGCCGAGGCGCGATCGGCCGGGGCTCGCGCGCGCGTCCACCTGAAGATCGACACGGGTCTGCACCGCAACGGCGTCCGGCCTGAGGACTGGGGCGCCTTCATCATGAGGGCGGCCGAGCTGGCGGCGGAGGGATGCCTCGACGTCGTCGGCGTCTGGAGTCACATCGCCGAGGCATCGGATCAGGACGATGACGAGGCGCGGGCGGTGTTCGACAGCGCGGTGGCAGATGCCCGCGCCGCCGGACTGTCGCCGAGCACCCTTCATCTCTCGGCCAGCGCTGCGTCCTTCGCGCGGTCGGAGTTCCGGTACGACATGGTCCGGGTGGGCGCGTTCTGCTACGGGATCCGGCCCGCGGGCGGCCCTGGCGAGGACGCCCTGGGGGTACGGCCGGTCGCCACCCTCGAGGCGGAGGTCGCCCACGTAGCGGGCACCGAGGTCACCATCTCGCTCGGATCGCTCGACGGCCTGCCCTCGACCCTCGGTGGCCGCGCGATGGTCGGCACTCCGGCCGGCCCACGGCGGCTGCTGGCCGTGGGCGCCGAATCCCGGGTGCAGGGCTGGGACGGCGCCGCGGTCGGCGACGTCGTCACCGTGTACGGCCCCGGGGGAGCGGGCGAATCCTCGGCCACGGATCTCGCCGAGGCGATCGGGACGATCGGCGAGGAGATCGCCGTACGCGTGTCTCCGCTCGTGCCCCGGATCTACGCGGGGGAGTGA